A stretch of DNA from Perca flavescens isolate YP-PL-M2 chromosome 11, PFLA_1.0, whole genome shotgun sequence:
AAATGCTTTGTTTTGCCTTTTAGTGTAATTGTAtggtaaatacagtatatgctatTATGATACACTACAATACAAGTCTTAAATGGTGATATTAaacttattttaattatttgcaaTAACAATTGAGGTTGGTTTGAAGGGTTTAAATGGTTTACGTGGCAATGTTTAAGTTTTATAAGTACATTTTGTCAAATGTTTAACTATTAAAGCTATGTGTAACTATGGCAACACTGAACTGTCTGCTGCTTCTTCTACTGCTACTTGACATACTGTAATGATTTCGTTTTTATTTTGCAGCTGACAACAGAGGCAGTTACCTTTGATCTAAGTTACTTGATTTCCATTTACAATGCTTCTCTAAATGAAGATGAAGAATTTGCTCCTTGCCGTGTAACTCCACCTAGATTTAATAGCTTGGGCCTGATGATCACCTTCATGGTCGTGTTTGTCCTCAGCCTGTTGGGCAACAGCGTAGTTGTCTATGTGGTGTGTTCTATGAAGAAAGGTAGAGCCAGCACAGATATCTACTTGATGCACCTGGCGATGGCAGACCTTCTCTTCTGTCTTACCCTCCCGTTCTGGGCCGTCAATGCTCACTTTGGTTGGATCTTCGGCAACTTCCTGTGCAAACTCCTGTCGGGCTTCCAGGAGGCATCGGTATACAGTGGTGTCTTCTTGCTGGTGTGCATCAGTGTTGACCGCCACTTTGCCATTGTGAGAGCTACACGTGTCCTGACCTCCCATCGCCTGTTGGTGAAAGTGGTGTGCGGTGTGGTGTGGCTGGTGGCCGGAATGCTGTGCTTACCCGTGGCGATTCAGAGGGAGAGCCTGCATGCTGAAGACCTGAGCCAAACCATTTGCTATGAAAACCTAACCGGTGAAAGCAGTGACCACTGGCGTGTTGGCCTGCGTGTCATGCGCCACTTTGTGGGCTTTTTCCTGCCACTGGTGGTGATGGCTGTCTGCTACGGCTGGATCTTGGTGACGCTGTTCAACGCACGCAATCGACAAAAGCAAAAGGTCATACGGGTCATCATGGCAGTGGTGTCAGCATTCGTTCTGTGCTGGCTGCCTTATAACATCACTGTCCTGATTGACACACTCATACGAGGCGGAACACTTCCAGTGGAGACATGTGAAACTCGCTATACAGTGGAAATGGTGCTAAATGTGACCCAAGTGTTGGCCTTCATGCACTGTGCAGTGAATCCAGTGCTGTACGCCTTCAT
This window harbors:
- the cxcr2 gene encoding C-X-C chemokine receptor type 1; the encoded protein is MKLQFLIVCVLKNLVQTNQQDGEKQLTTEAVTFDLSYLISIYNASLNEDEEFAPCRVTPPRFNSLGLMITFMVVFVLSLLGNSVVVYVVCSMKKGRASTDIYLMHLAMADLLFCLTLPFWAVNAHFGWIFGNFLCKLLSGFQEASVYSGVFLLVCISVDRHFAIVRATRVLTSHRLLVKVVCGVVWLVAGMLCLPVAIQRESLHAEDLSQTICYENLTGESSDHWRVGLRVMRHFVGFFLPLVVMAVCYGWILVTLFNARNRQKQKVIRVIMAVVSAFVLCWLPYNITVLIDTLIRGGTLPVETCETRYTVEMVLNVTQVLAFMHCAVNPVLYAFIGEKFRNQLLLALYKHGIISKRLLVAHRKGSVNSAGSRKSRITSASM